A stretch of DNA from Coccidioides posadasii str. Silveira chromosome 1, complete sequence:
CCCCGGCACTAGCCATGAACCTCTCCAAGACACATCGACATAAGAAGACAGATGCCGTAAGCACAGTACATTGCGTgaatgtatgtatgtactatGGTAATATGGAGGCATGGACTAAGTGTACCCCGTAGCAATAACATAGCATTCAGCTGGCCTCGCCAAAATCGTAGTGTCCTGTTTCTGAGGCGTGGCGAGCTGCGCCTTTCTCTCCAATGAACAACCCCCCGCAAACAATACACTTGACCTGAAACTTTGCAGTGTCCGTGTAataatgttgttgttgtagGATGCGACACAGCTCCACAGCCTTTTCTAAAATAACCTGATCTGCCGAATCGAAAATCTTTGTATCAAAATCGGGAGAGGCATACGCATGATTGAAAGGGGGATCCGAGGGCGAGAGAGCGATAGTATCATAATGTATCCCGGAGTATACTACAATGCATCTTGTTGGTCGACCCTCGTTAAAACGATCGATACGCAACGTTTGGACATCAATGGAGCATATCTCGATGTCGAAGTGTTTACTGAGGATGCTCAGCTCGATACCGCCACCCCAAGCCTCTTCGCTCTGAATCCATCGACAGTAGTCGTCGGGGCTCCGTTCGAGAACGGCTCGGGTATAGACATCCGAGTGCTCGTGGATTGTCTGGGCAACAATCGATCGTAGCTCCGTCATTGTATCCATAGCACCTAGAACGGCGCTTCCGACCGCCCGAAAGAGACATGAATTATCATCCGGCATAATACGAAGGACAATGGTTCCGCCGTGATTCGGGGAGGGAATCTCTGGCGGGTCATTCTCGCTACGCGTAACCTTTTGCTTCGATGATGGGAAATTTGGCCGTTGCTCCGACGAGTTGGAGGGCTGGGTGGTAGTAACTTCCGGGGCTTGGGTAGAAATGGGTTGTGTGTCACTAATTGTAGAATCGTTCCttttgatgatgatgagctgctcTCCGTTTAGGTCGACACCGATGTCTGTGACCTTTGATTGTCGACCAAACTGGTCTAGAGCCAGCGATTTTGGTGGATATCCATGTCTGATGTCGAAAACAGGTAAAGAAGtattttctttaatttgATCAAGAAGGTCACCAATTGTTGCACTTTCTTGTAGGGAAACAGTGGATTGGCCAGACGGGCCCCTGATCCGGATCCGCATGTTGTGAGCTCAGGCAACTCCTTGACCTGATTCCGAAACAGTGCAAAAGGTGCGATCTATACCGTCAGCAGTACAGGAAAGGGCGCGCAAATTCCCGAGGCTGGAGACAAAATGGATGCTTTGACCGGACCCCCCGCCAACGCTGGCCCCGGCTGCCGGCGTTTATCGCGGCAAAAGGGGCGTCTGGGAGAGGTTGCAGAGGTGCCTTAATCAGCGCGGATCATTGTATGTCCGTCTCTACTTTTGGTTTAGCGCTGAACAAGCACGCTAACGGCCGCGCCCCCGGTGGAAACTGCACCAATCCACGTGAGAGCTCTGGCTTCCTTTGAACGCGATTCTGTTCCTCCTCACCTGcgccgtacggagtacaaaatAACAACATCCTATCTTCATGTGTTGATTTCACTCCCTGGTGCTGTTAATTgaaaaaagaatttatcgTTTCATTTCTGTTGTTCAGCCTGTCACCTTCAGTTCCTCCTGAAAAGTGTTACCGCACACCAGCGATGGCGGAGGCTAGTGTTGGGCCTGGCAACCAAGCCAGTCCCGGGGTCGATCCGCCATCCTCGCAGAATACTGGGCACATTGGTCAAAATTTTGAGCAACCCCAAGCTCTAGCCGAATCAATCGAAACAGACATCAAacaaaatgaagaagaaagccaaGTCACGGAGGACCAATGGAAAGCAATGTTCGAGCTTGTCCTCTCCATCTACGAGTACCGTGAACCGGAGTATGTTTAACGACCCGAACCCATTCCAGTTATTCTTACTTACTCCAGGACAGTGGTCACGATCCGTCGAGGCTATTTCATCGTAGCGTTAATAAGCGAAACGTTCCCGATTACTACGATGTCATCAAGGAGCCGATGGCGTTGAGCATCTTAAAACAAAAGATCCGCAATCGATCCTATAAAACCTTTGCAGAATTCGTCAGGGATTGCGCTCTGGTAAGATCCCCTCACCGCAAGCCATCTCTCTTTATTTTTCCATTACCCTGTCCCAGCGCTAATGCTTCCCTCTTCCCCAGATTCCGCACAATGCCCAAACATACAATCGACCCAGGTCGCAAGCCTATGAAGACGCGCTCATAATCAAGGTCCGTTGGTGCACATAACACTACGCTTGCTTTAACTGATGCACAAATTGTAGGATGTTTTTGCCTCTGAATTTAAGAAGCTTGCCGATCAAGAAATAATATCTGCAGAGACTGCCGAATTGCCAGACTTGGGCGAGATCCCCGAAGCAGATCCACTTCCTAtcgaggaggaagatgacgacgaagaagaagaagacgacgatgaagaagctgaagatTCTGACGAGGAAGGCGGCCGTCGTAGACGCAAGCGCTTCCGGCGAGGTAGCCAATCCTCCAAACGTGGTGGTAACAAGGATGAATTCCGCAAGAGCATAGATCCAGCGACGCGCAAGAAGAGAGGCCGACCCCCGCGAGTTGATACACCGATGGAAGCAAGAATTAAAGCAGTACTCAAAGGAATTCGAAAACCTAGAGACCAAGGAGGATTAAAGATTCGACATTTCGAAAAGTTGCCGGATAAAGCCTTGTATCCTGATTACTACACGGAGATTAGGGAACCCATGGCTGTTGACCTCATTAAACGGAAatccaaaagaaaaaagtacGCATCGGTTGATCACTTCATGAGAGACATAGATCTCATGTTCAATAACGCGAAGACGTATAATCAACCCGATAGTCAGCTGTACCAGGATGCCGATGATCTTCAAGCCGAAGCTCATAGACTCGCAGAgcaagaaaagaacaaaccTGACAGCGAGTATCTCATGGAAGATGGACGGCTTCCTCTTCCCAATGGAATCTCGTACAAAGATGAGATCTGGAGAGTCGGCGACTGGGTGCATATTCAGAACCCGAATGATGCAAACAAGCCTATTGTTGCCCAGATTTACCGGACCTGGCAGGATTCAGACGGCCAAAAGTGGGTGAATGCTTGTTGGTATTATCGACCGGAGCAAACTGTACACCATGTTGACAAACACTTCCTCCCCAATGAAGTTATGAAAACTGGTCAATATCGAGATCATCGGATTGACGAGGTCGAAGATAGGTGTTTTGTGATGTTTTTTACGCGTTACAACCGCGGCCGACCACGGGGATTTCCACCCGAGAAACAGGTGTATGTCTGCGAAGCTCGTTACAACGAGGAAAAGCATAAATTAAACAAGATAAAAACTTGGGCCAGTTGTCTTCCCGACGAGGTTCGAGAGAAAGATTATGAGATGGACCTTTTTGATGGACCTAGAAAAATTAGGAAAGTCCCAAGTCCAATCAAGCATCTGTTGCCAACAGACGCCAAAGAAACAGACGATCTGCCCAAACCAACTTGGGGAGCTGAGAACGCGCCGCCAATTATTGGGGCCGTCCACTGCCGCCCCCGTGATGAAAATGTGAGTAAACCCCCCCCGGGGCCCgggcttttcttttttttttaaaaaagatATCCAAAACTCCCTTTCTGACTCTCATCATTAAGGAATCGCCGCCTCCTGAGCCAActccaccacctcctccacAGCCAACTTCTCAATCGCAACCAAGCTTACCGCCTAGACCAATGTCTGCGAATCAACCAGCACCTCAAACAAACCTTGATGCGAGGCGCGATTCCCGGTTGAGCGCCGCCAATTTTGCTCCTGTGCCAACGCCATCTCCAGTTCAGCCGCCCCATCTACAGCCGGCGGCACAGGTACCCTTGATGCCTTCGATAGCTCAACAGCCTTTCCAAGTCCCCTCTCTTGCTTCCTCACAGTATCAGCCATCTCAGCCTATCCAAGCCCCACATGTTCCTATTGGATATGCTACCTATCCACAACCTACGCAGCAGCCTTTTGCTATGTCGCACAATTATCCTACGCAAATGCCTAGTCGCGTCCCACAGCCTTCAATGGCGATGCCACATACACATACGCCTAACCCGAACGCGGCGAGGTCCTCTGAGTTCATTACCttgcctgaggaaatcaacAACGCAATCCCCCCAGAAGTGCGAGCGCAGTTCCAATGCGACGACAAAGGCCGTGTGCTTTTCTGGAGCACTCCGCCAATTGATGTGGTGAATGATCAGCCCCAGCCACTCTCTCACACTCCAGAATATCTTGCTGCGAGAGCAAGACGTCAGACAGTCATTGATCGTGTGCGCAGGAAGATTCTTGATGAACAAAAAAGGCATGCGGAAGACGATGAACAGCACCGATTCAATGAGGAAGAGAAGGAGGCTGTTAAAGAGGAAAACCTTAAGGTCAAAATGGAATATACCAAACCCTCCACACCCTTGCGAACTTTCTCCAGAGAGACCCAAGGCGAATGCCATGGGCGGGAGTTAGAAATCGCTAGAGCGTATATAGCCGGCCGCACCACAGACAAAGAGGATACTAACGCCAAAATTTTAAACATTGTTAGACGTGACAAGGGTGATATGTTTGATCCGAAGACACTCTCTCCACGTCGAAAATATTTTCCTGTAAAAGATCACTGGACCTACTTAACTGAGTCCTCAAAGAAGGGTGCTCTAGGTACTTAGCGGGATTGAATTgttgtttctctttctgtgTTTCTTGCTTCGTCTTACCTTCATCACCTCAGTGttgatttcttcttttcttgatTCGCGCcattcttttttcttttttttttttttctctttaatAGTCCTTTTGTTACATTTTAAGCTACAATGTTATGACTGGCTATGAAGGAAACCCAAGAGCATTTTCTGTGGCGTTTTAAGAGTGGGTGGATGGCGCAAACTTCCTGTACGAGTAGAATTTGGTTCGCTGCTCTCCTGTTTACAGTGTTCATCTTGTAAAGATTACCACATTTGTTtaggaagaaaaggagagaacTTGTATGAGTGCAACGTGTCCCTGTACTCTTTTGTTAGTTTGCCTCACCCAGGCTGGGGTTAATTTCAATAGGAGAGACCAGTCGTAGGATTATTCTTGCCGAGAGAACCGTTGCGGAGTTACAAAGGAGAGCATTTCGAACAGGTATTGATGCAGCTCCCCAACCTTTATGCATGTAAACATGACATTCAATAGTATCAAACCTGCGAATTATCTGTTCCCACTCTCCCTGCTTGCAAGCCGCAGCgcaaaagaagataaattcTAACAAGAAGCCCAATTTATTTCATGGCCAAAGTGCTTTAGTAGAAATGTGCATCGCCATCCATGCCACCACCAGCTTAGTACAAAATGACACACAACGAAATATTTACAATATGCAATGCAATACATATGTGCAGGTACAACCTTGCTGAAAGGAAATAAACAGAGTGTAGTAATAAACTAGACAGGACATACAAATGGAGAAGAATTGAAGGAAGATATGAATGCATATTCCCATTACTTAAGGAAGACAGAGGTAATTTTCGGTCTGTTTTAAGGGGGACAACTGCTGCAGAAGTAACTGCCATGGGATTTAATATGGAAATAGAATaaggaaaagaggaaaagaagaaaagaagatgatgagaaGATGATTCGATTTGGCGTCGATTTTCAGGGTAGGCAGAAACAGAGGGGACAGGAAATGGAAAATTTCCACAAGGGTTGACCAACAAAATCGCGCCAATCAGGTTCAACACACATATTACTGGGCTCTCTTGGAGAGCATCCAGCATTTCAACTGCTCTTCCATGAATGAAGATACGCTTCAAAGGCCACAGCCCCAATTATGTTCGTTTTTTGTATACTATATCCTTGGGTGTCGTTGCGGTGGCCGAAGTGTCATCTCTGGAGGTATTAGATGCTTCGTTTGTGGCAGGCTTATTCACGCCCCATGAGCTGTTGCGTTTattttcctcctcctccataGAAAACACTAAATCTCCTTGTTCCTCATCAATTCTGCTTGTGTTCATCGGTGATGATATCGAACGATCGAGTCGAGTTCCAGTAGTATGACGAGCTGAATTAGGATGTAATGAGGTGCTGCTGAGTTGCTGAGTGATCATTGACATTGAGGGCTGACGTGGAGGACTGGCGATGAACGGTGAGACGTCGCCAGAGCCAGGACGGCTGCCAATCGGACGTAAACCAGGGCTAGATCGCATACTAAGTGTCGAATCACGGAGAGGTGATCCAACATGCCCCAATGCTGActgactctcttcttctttcttttgtctTTGCTTCGCGAACAGCGCCCCGAATCTAGAAGGACTAGACGCCAACGGTGATCCCACTTTGGTTGATCCCGTAAGTGGCAGTCCTAGGCCACTCAAGTCTCTTGCACCATGAGAATCATTTTCCGTCCGTGAAAGTCGCCTCATTTTTTCTTGGGGAGTTAACACATCATCATGCAGGTTTGTGGGCAAATAATCCTCCTCCATGGCAAAATTATCATCCCAATCGTCCAGAACTGTAGGCCGGGGAAGACTAGCTGATAACATTTTCGGTCGAGATACCCGTTGCGAATGCATAATGCGAGCAGTGTTTCCCTCATCTCCGCTAAGAACTGGCGAAGAGCTGAGAGTCGAAAATTTCTTCAAATCCGATCCAAATGTGTGATCATGGAGATTACGGAACATATCTGGTCTATTGGAAGGAGTCGGTGAAAGATCAAAACCAAATCTCGAGGGGACAGATGAGGCAACAGGGCCATGTCGAGCAATGTAAGATATTCCTTGACTATCGAAGGAAGCGGGAAGGGGAGCGTCAAGTGCAGAGCGTCCGATGGGCGACATAGCACGTCGGCCATCTTCAGGCGGAGATCCATACTTCGAACCGGTGTCGGACACTAATCCCGTGTCGATAATGGGAATGTTCTCAAATGGTGGCTGAGGTTGCATTGGAGGTTGAGGTTGAGGTTGACCATGCATCATTTGTATATCCTCTTGATATGTATACAGCCGAGGGCCATGACCGTTcatctgctgctgctgctgctgctgctgttgtgATAATAGGGAATTCGCAAGTGCCGAATCTTGCGGGTGATAAGGGGGATAATTGACGCGTCCGCCCAAGTTGAGATTTCCACCGCCACTCATCCCCATTCCAATATTCGGCCTGTTCACTCGACGACCATCGGGCAAGATATGCGCCAAAGCGCATTTTGCTCCGAATTTACAGTTTCCCTATCAAAAGTAAGTGCGTTAGTTTCTTTGTTCTGCTCTTCACCCCCGATTTTACACAGGGCAACTGGTGGTAAACTTTGCCACACAAAGCCATCGGCGAACGACTTGAAGCCTTAGGAAAGCAATGGTACCTTTGTAAAGTATTTGCACGGCGCGGAATCAACGGCAGAATCCGTAGAATGAAGGAAGGGACACGCGGGACCTGCTTGACAGGCTCCTTGGCGGAAGAATTTGCAGGGCACATGTTTAGTATCTAATCACCAAGGGCAAATGTAGTTAGTACACGCAGCAAAAGCGAAAAGCGGAAAGGGTTTGGCAATTACTTTTGCTGGGAGGTGGATTCGGAGGGCTGCGGGCCATGTCAAATGAAGGGACAGATCGTGGCTGGCCATTTTGCAAATGAGGAGGGCCGGACGGCACAGGGAGAGGGGCACGGCCTCTGGGATCGTTCGCCATTCGATTTGGAGGCCTCAGAGCACCGTTTGCAGGATGAGATGAAGGAGGATTTCTTGGATCCTGCAGCTGCGGAGGGGGCTGCTGGGGCTGCATGGCGGAAAGATAGAGACACGGTGGGTTAGAATATTGCTGTTTCTGTGGGCGAAGGAGGACCCAAGAAGAAACAGCGGCGGAGAGGAAAAACGACTAACCTTCAGGTCAACTCTCGAGTTAACCAACTAGTTAACCAACTGCCAGGACCAGGTTCGTACCAGAGGAGTTTTGCTGTGGGAGGCGGAACTTATTTACTAGTGGCGGTAGCGTTAAACTGAAAATTCTATTTGGGCCTTAAGAGGGGGAGGACGATGGCAAAGTCATTCACATTGTCAATCATCAGCACACAATTCTTAATTTATTATTGAAACGAGGGTTCCAGCAGACCTGGACAAGTAAATGATTTCAACACTAGTGAACTTCCCGCCAAAATTGAATTGTTTTCTCTTTGTGAATAAGCTGGATATCCAGAGAATTCATGGGTGAAGCCTAGGTTGGTCAGTTAAGTAACCGGTTAACTGGTTAACTACTGACATCCGTCTCCGAAGTTACACGTAAattgtactctgtactccgtagatgtCAATAAAATCAGAACTGATCTCGTAACCTGATTGCGCTGGCTCTAATTTCCAGAGCCATGAAGTCCGATAAGCTAACAAAATATATGTACAAATTGCTGGGCGATCATAGGATCATTTGTTCACCAAGATAACTAGTATTTACTTGAGTCAGGTCAAGGGGTTTGCGCGACATGCGCTGGGAGGGAAGTTCATGATAGTCGCACCCCAGGAGACAGCCCAAATTAGCCAGGGAGATATGTGACTACCTGTTGCGTTGTGGCGAGAGAGTTCAATGAGTGGCATTCAAGTTGATGCAGATGACCTTGAATTGAGGGGCTTGTCACCTGGGCCCTGCAGGGCGTCTTGGTCTGTGGTTTCATAGcaaggtacggagtacacaggCATGCTTGGCCTCGCGCTTGAAATAAACCCATGATTGTGTCTGGGCTGTTTATTTAACGAAATGATGTATGTAGGAGCTACATCCCCTCGCTCCAGTCCTTTAGCCATAGTCTCACAGCTGACACAGAACCATAAAATGCTGGAAGGGAACTCCTGGAACCAGCAGGGGCAACATGTGGTTGTCTCGATTATGCCACGTTCTTGGATTCGCGCGGAGTTAAAATACCCTGGTTGTTTGGTTGTCATGCATCTTAGAGCCACAATTTTCTGAAACCATATTATTAAATTGTGTCAGGGTTGGAGTGAACTTTTGGGCTCAAGTGTCACTTGAAGCTCAGAGCTTACCACCCTAACAGGAAGCCTACGAGCAAAGTCACCTGGATGGTCACCACAAAAGGAACTGCATGCAGTTAGGTAGCCCCTTTTTACTTGATTGGAATGATGTGGAATCACTgagcttaagattattatGGCTGTTTCTATGGATTGACTAGTTGCTCTGTGCTGCAGGTGGCATTAGTTACATATTTAGTTACACATTGCATATCAAACTGCGGGTATAGTTGTTCTTCAACAATGACCCGGTTATCGTAAATAATCTCTGTTGAAAATACCCTATCATCCCAGGCGCAATAACATGCCATGCGCTTAGCAAGACGTGTCGACAGAGGAATCTGATTGAAAGCTACAGGGCCACACAGTGCCCATAGAATTCTTGACTCCCTTGCGAGAAAGGCAAAGGCTCGGCAGCCTCTAGGTTCTTGGGCTGCCTTCTAACCCCAGAGATTCCCAAAGCTCCTCCTTGCCCTGTACAGCTTCCGGTAACACCTCTGTGCACCTCATCCACATCTCATGGCATATTTTTTTTCGCACTGTCACATGTTTGCGCCATTTTCTCCATTCCTTTTCCAGGCTAGCTTTCTCCTCCGCAGTGACTGCTTTGGCCTGCACGGAGCTAGCTTTTGATGGCGCCAAACTAGCTATCAAATTCCGCTTTTCTCCCTCTAGGGCAGCGAGACACTGTCGTAGCTCGGAGGTAGACACCCTCCCATTAAGAGTAGTGAGCTCTGCCTTTAGCAGTTTATTCTGGGACTTGGCCGAAGCGACTTGGCTTTTAAAGGCCTGAATTTCTTCATCAAGGCCAGCGAGCCCTTCTGGAGTGGATTCATCTATTGCATCCTGGATCGCATGGTACACGATTTGCTTGCCTAAAAATAGAATCACGGATTTAGGACAAGCATTGGCTTTAATACCCAGCGCCTTTGAAGACGCTCGAAATAGGTGATTACTTGCCCGAGGCCCTGCCTTCCACCTGCTTTTTCTCGTGCAGTTCTCTCAACGCTTTAGCAGTATAGGCTAACCCACCTGATTAGCATCCCGTTTCTTCATGCTGCCAGCAATGAGAAGGTTATTCCCGATTTACCTTTTGTTACCTTATTGTGGAGGTTGGCACTGATGTCAATCGCCTGTCGCACGGTTAGCATCTGTCTGGCTCCTAAGACATTAATATCAAGCTTACGGAATATGGACGACTATATTTTTTGCAACAATACAGCCGTAGATCAGTAGAAATCCCATGAGCAATTCGGATTTTCGCAAGAACCGGAAAATCGTGGCTATAGGACCACATACTTTTGCTGCCCTACCCAAAAGGCGTGTGTTGGTAGGGGATTGATCAAATGCCCAAACTTTTC
This window harbors:
- the OTU1 gene encoding ubiquitin-specific protease otu1 (EggNog:ENOG410PJ6G~COG:O~MEROPS:MER0116559~BUSCO:9668at33183); amino-acid sequence: MRIRIRGPSGQSTVSLQESATIGDLLDQIKENTSLPVFDIRHGYPPKSLALDQFGRQSKVTDIGVDLNGEQLIIIKRNDSTISDTQPISTQAPEVTTTQPSNSSEQRPNFPSSKQKVTRSENDPPEIPSPNHGGTIVLRIMPDDNSCLFRAVGSAVLGAMDTMTELRSIVAQTIHEHSDVYTRAVLERSPDDYCRWIQSEEAWGGGIELSILSKHFDIEICSIDVQTLRIDRFNEGRPTRCIVVYSGIHYDTIALSPSDPPFNHAYASPDFDTKIFDSADQVILEKAVELCRILQQQHYYTDTAKFQVKCIVCGGLFIGEKGAARHASETGHYDFGEAS
- a CDS encoding uncharacterized protein (EggNog:ENOG410PFM0~COG:B,K~BUSCO:2742at33183) yields the protein MAEASVGPGNQASPGVDPPSSQNTGHIGQNFEQPQALAESIETDIKQNEEESQVTEDQWKAMFELVLSIYEYREPDGHDPSRLFHRSVNKRNVPDYYDVIKEPMALSILKQKIRNRSYKTFAEFVRDCALIPHNAQTYNRPRSQAYEDALIIKDVFASEFKKLADQEIISAETAELPDLGEIPEADPLPIEEEDDDEEEEDDDEEAEDSDEEGGRRRRKRFRRGSQSSKRGGNKDEFRKSIDPATRKKRGRPPRVDTPMEARIKAVLKGIRKPRDQGGLKIRHFEKLPDKALYPDYYTEIREPMAVDLIKRKSKRKKYASVDHFMRDIDLMFNNAKTYNQPDSQLYQDADDLQAEAHRLAEQEKNKPDSEYLMEDGRLPLPNGISYKDEIWRVGDWVHIQNPNDANKPIVAQIYRTWQDSDGQKWVNACWYYRPEQTVHHVDKHFLPNEVMKTGQYRDHRIDEVEDRCFVMFFTRYNRGRPRGFPPEKQVYVCEARYNEEKHKLNKIKTWASCLPDEVREKDYEMDLFDGPRKIRKVPSPIKHLLPTDAKETDDLPKPTWGAENAPPIIGAVHCRPRDENESPPPEPTPPPPPQPTSQSQPSLPPRPMSANQPAPQTNLDARRDSRLSAANFAPVPTPSPVQPPHLQPAAQVPLMPSIAQQPFQVPSLASSQYQPSQPIQAPHVPIGYATYPQPTQQPFAMSHNYPTQMPSRVPQPSMAMPHTHTPNPNAARSSEFITLPEEINNAIPPEVRAQFQCDDKGRVLFWSTPPIDVVNDQPQPLSHTPEYLAARARRQTVIDRVRRKILDEQKRHAEDDEQHRFNEEEKEAVKEENLKVKMEYTKPSTPLRTFSRETQGECHGRELEIARAYIAGRTTDKEDTNAKILNIVRRDKGDMFDPKTLSPRRKYFPVKDHWTYLTESSKKGALGT
- a CDS encoding uncharacterized protein (EggNog:ENOG410QDJX~COG:O~BUSCO:4370at33183) gives rise to the protein MQPQQPPPQLQDPRNPPSSHPANGALRPPNRMANDPRGRAPLPVPSGPPHLQNGQPRSVPSFDMARSPPNPPPSKNTKHVPCKFFRQGACQAGPACPFLHSTDSAVDSAPCKYFTKGNCKFGAKCALAHILPDGRRVNRPNIGMGMSGGGNLNLGGRVNYPPYHPQDSALANSLLSQQQQQQQQQMNGHGPRLYTYQEDIQMMHGQPQPQPPMQPQPPFENIPIIDTGLVSDTGSKYGSPPEDGRRAMSPIGRSALDAPLPASFDSQGISYIARHGPVASSVPSRFGFDLSPTPSNRPDMFRNLHDHTFGSDLKKFSTLSSSPVLSGDEGNTARIMHSQRVSRPKMLSASLPRPTVLDDWDDNFAMEEDYLPTNLHDDVLTPQEKMRRLSRTENDSHGARDLSGLGLPLTGSTKVGSPLASSPSRFGALFAKQRQKKEEESQSALGHVGSPLRDSTLSMRSSPGLRPIGSRPGSGDVSPFIASPPRQPSMSMITQQLSSTSLHPNSARHTTGTRLDRSISSPMNTSRIDEEQGDLVFSMEEEENKRNSSWGVNKPATNEASNTSRDDTSATATTPKDIVYKKRT
- a CDS encoding uncharacterized protein (EggNog:ENOG410QDJX~COG:O~BUSCO:15524at33183), whose product is MWSYSHDFPVLAKIRIAHGISTDLRLYCCKKYSRPYSAIDISANLHNKVTKAYTAKALRELHEKKQVEGRASGKQIVYHAIQDAIDESTPEGLAGLDEEIQAFKSQVASAKSQNKLLKAELTTLNGRVSTSELRQCLAALEGEKRNLIASLAPSKASSVQAKAVTAEEKASLEKEWRKWRKHVTVRKKICHEMWMRCTEVLPEAVQGKEELWESLGLEGSPRT